The following proteins come from a genomic window of Pleuronectes platessa chromosome 2, fPlePla1.1, whole genome shotgun sequence:
- the LOC128457490 gene encoding uncharacterized protein LOC128457490, with protein sequence MDGVLEGAVGLFVFKLACSLLFVPLLTTSYSHVSFCCCCLLLFTDFLAAVSLSFLCVFGSWVTAPAPPGDVIALRFLLFLSHTYGAVLLLTTPLIAVETLGRRLWPHSVAPGAKSQTVDTDGEHCYTGEVAEEEEEDWEDRNCSDQDEGWSCVTGYLCCLSVWVVVALTVRWRWKLQDEWAAACLHTTDSLMRCLPNLFSPIPSAVSPCWAMAFLSLLLLLLTTSLHMRRLASAHIQTHQTEPRLHNNSDSGRQGLVPVRSAPTKPVNRGMSASESAKCVDPEKTESSCTVHRAYSWNIEQMLAHHHGDFVLISPGSLSAERGGHELERTKRGVPLTFITGGHVDSQLSSQLGWRRWGFPCLWVNVMIGFVGVLSIVVLPLNLGVNIFLIRTIETLLELSVTSLVSSAANPSDTSASPNEAFVLSLSSGIRLIQGQTVFLKVLI encoded by the exons ATGGACGGTGTGTTGGAGGGAGCAGTGGGgttgtttgtatttaaactGGCCTGCAGTCTTCTCTTCGTGCCCTTGTTGACCACATCCTACAGCCATGtcagcttctgctgctgctgcctcctgctctTCACCGACTTCCTGGCTGCAG TGTCTCTGAGTTTCCTTTGTGTCTTCGGTTCCTGGGTGACGGCCCCAGCCCCACCTGGTGATGTCATTGCCCTGCGTTTCCTGCTGTTCCTCAGCCACACGTATGGAGCCGTGCTACTCCTGACCACACCTCTGATCGCTGTGGAGACCCTGGGCAGACGGCTGTGGCCTCACTCCGTCGCTCCCGGGGCCAAGAGTCAAACAGTGGACACTGATGGAGAGCATTGTTATACTGGAGAGGtagccgaggaggaggaggaggactgggaGGACAGGAACTGTTCGGACCAAGATGAGGGATGGTCTTGTGTCACCGGCTACCTCTGCTGCCTGTCAGTGTGGGTAGTCGTCGCCCTGACTGTCAGGTGGCGATGGAAGCTGCAGGATGAGTGGGCCGCTGCCTGCTTGCACACAACCGACTCCCTCATGAGATGTTTACCCAACCTGTTCAGTCCCATACCCAGTGCTGTGAGTCCCTGCTGGGCCATGGCCTTCCTCTCCCTTCTCCTGCTACTCCTGACTACAAGCCTGCACATGCGACGCCTGGCCTCTGCACATATCCAGACCCATCAAACGGAACCCAGGCTCCACAATAACAGTGACAGCGGCCGGCAAGGCCTCGTTCCAGTCCGCTCTGCGCCCACCAAGCCTGTGAACCGTGGGATGTCGGCGTCAGAGTCGGCCAAGTGTGTTGACccagagaaaacagagagcaGCTGCACTGTTCACAGGGCATATTCCTGGAACATTGAGCAGATGTTGGCGCATCACCATGGAGACTTTGTCCTCATCTCCCCCGGTAGTTTGTCTGCAGAGCGGGGAGGACATGAGCTCGAGAGGACAAAGAGAGGTGTTCCTCTGACATTTATCACGGGGGGACATGTGGACTCACAGCTCAGCAGCCAGCTTGGGTGGCGGCGGTGGGGTTTTCCCTGCCTGTGGGTGAATGTAATGATAGGGTTCGTGGGTGTGCTCTCCATCGTTGTGCTGCCTCTGAACCTCGGCGTGAACATTTTTCTGATCAGGACTATAGAGACCCTGCTGGAGCTGAGCGTCACATCTCTGGTTTCATCTGCAGCAAATCCAAGCGACACATCAGCCTCTCCCAATGAAGCGTTTGT ACTGAGCCTTTCCAGTGGAATACGACTAATCCAGGGGCAAACAGTGTTTCTGAAAGTACTGATCTGA